The stretch of DNA GCGGCGCCAGGCCTCGGAACTGTACGGTCCGGAATACATCCCGGCGTCTCCGCGGGTCTACAGCGGCAAGGCCGCGAACGCGCAGGAGGCCCACGAGGCCATCCGCCCCGCCGGTGACTCCTTCCGCACCCCGGCCCAGGTGGCCAAGCAGCTGTCCGGCGACGAGTTCCGGCTCTACGAGCTCATCTGGAAGCGCACCGTCGCCTCGCAGATGGCCGACGCCAAGGGTTCAACGGCCACCATCCGCCTCGGCGCAGTGGCTGCTGCCACGACGGGCGCAAGCCGGGACGCGGAATTCTCGGCCTCAGGCACGGTCATCACGTTCCCCGGGTTCCTCGCCGCGTACGAAGAAGGCAAGGACGAAAGCCGCGGCGACGAGGATTCCGAGGAAGCCCGCCGGCTGCCGAACGTCGCCAAGGACGATGCCCTCACGGCCTCGGAGATTGTCGCCGTCGGCCATGAGACGTCGCCGCCGCCGCGCTTCACGGAAGCGTCCCTGACCGCCGAGCTGGAAAAGAAGGGGATCGGCCGCCCGTCGACCTACGCCTCCACCATCTCCACCATCCAGGACCGCGGCTACGTCCGGAAGCAGGGCTCCGCGCTGGTTCCGAGCTGGATCGCGTTCTCCGTGGTCCGGCTCCTGGAACAGCACTTCCACGACTACGTGGACTACGAGTTCACGGCCGACATGGAAGCGGACCTGGACAAGATCGCGAACGGCGAGGCGGCCGGTGCCACCTGGCTGAAGCACTTCTACTTCGGTGAAGACGCCGATCCCGGCCTCCTGAGCATCGTGAACAACCTCGGCGAAATTGATGCCCGCGAGATCAATTCGATCCCCATCACGGACGAGATCACGCTGCGGGTGGGCAAGTTCGGTCCTTACTTGGAGAGCTCCGCCGCGACGGTGGATCCAAAAACCGGTGAAGTCGTGGAGAACTCCCGCGCCAACGTTCCCGAGGACCTGGCGCCGGACGAGCTCACTGCCGCCAAGGCCGTCGAACTGATGGAGACCGCGGCGCCGGAGGAACGGGTGCTCGGCAAGGATCCGCACACGGGGCACACGGTCGTGGCCAAGAACGGCCGCTACGGAGCCTACGTCACCGAGATCATTCCCGAGATGACCGAGGAACAGCTGGCCAACCAGCCGGTGGAGTACTACAAGAACGGCAAACCCAAGCCGCCGAAAAAGCCCGTCAAGGCCAAACCGCGCACCGGGTCCCTGTTTGCGTCCATGGGCGTGGACACCATCACGCTGGATGAGGCGCTGCAGCTCATGAGCCTTCCCCGGGTGCTCGGCCAGGACGCCGAGGGCAACCCGATCACCGTCCAGAACGGCCGGTTCGGCCCGTACCTGAAGAAGGGTACGGATTCCCGGTCCATCGGGTCCGAGGAAGAAATCTTCACCATCACGCTCGAACAGGCGCTGGAGATCTACTCGCAGCCCAAACAACGTGGCGCCCGCGCGGCCGTCCCCCCGCTGGCGGAGTTCGGTCCGGACCCGGTTTCGGAGAAGAACATCGTGGTGAAGGAAGGCCGTTTCGGCCCGTACATCACCGATGGCGTCACCAACATCACCGTCCCGCGCACCACCTCGCTGGAAGAGCTGACCCGGGAACGCGCCGTCGAGCTGCTTGCGGAAAAGCGCGCCAAGGGACCGGTCAAGCGTACGACGACGGCCCGCAAGGCTCCCGCGCGCAAGGCCGTCGCCAAGAAGTAGGGCGGGCTGCCGGCGTCGTCGTGTTTGCGGAGCCGGCAGCGACGTGATCGAGTAGGAGCATGACTGAACAGCAGACTCCTTCAGATCCCCAGCCGCTGAACGATCTCGAAGAGCAGCTCGCCCGGGGTGAGCAGCCTGACGCCAATCCTATTGACGTCATCCTGGCCTTCCTCAATAACGAGGTGTACGTGGTCAGCTCCGACGCCCTTGAGGGACCGGACTCGCAGGTCGAGCCGCTTGTGCTCGCCAATTCCGCCGGCAAGCCCGTCCTGGCAGTGTTTTCGCACCCGAGCCGCGTCGGGGAGCAGTACCTGGAAGCTGCGCCCAATGTGCTTGGCACGCAGGGTGCCGCGATCATCGGCAACCTCGGGGACGAGCTCGGCATGGTCATCAACCCCGGCGCAGCATTCGGCTTCGAGATCGATCCGGAAGGCGTTGCCAACATCCGCCGCGATTTCAAGCCCGCCGATGCCGACGGGCAGGATGCCGGGGACCTCCCAGGACCCGGGGGCGGGCAGGGCTAAGGCCGGTTAGGCCAGCCGCCCCCGCGGGGGAATAATGGCACCATGCGTCTTGGCGTCCTCGATATCGGTTCGAATACCGTCCACCTGCTGCTGGTCGACGCGCACCCGGGCGCGCGCCCGGTGCCCTTCGCCTCCCACAAACGCCCGCTGTCCCTCGTGCAGTTCCTCGACGGCGACGGCAACATCAACGACGCCGGCCAGAATGAGCTGATTGAGTTCGTCCTGGAGGCCTGGGAATTCGCCGCCAAGCACAAGGCCGCCGATCTCCTGGCGTTCTGCACGTCGGCCATCCGCGAGGCCACGAACGGGCCCGCAGTCCTGGCCCGGGTCAAGCACGAAACCACCGTGACCCTCCAGGAACTGGCCGGCAGTGAAGAAGCCTCCATGACGTTCTTCGCGGTCCGCCGCTGGTACGGCTGGGGCGCCGGTCCAATCCTGGACCTCGACATCGGCGGCGGTTCATTCGAAATGGCCTACGGGCAGGACGAACTCCCCGAACTGGCCATGTCCGTCCCGCTCGGAGCGAGCCGGCTGACGCGGGACTGGCTGCGCGAGGACCCGCCCACGGCCAGGAGCGTCAAGGAACTCCGGGGCTACATCCGGGCCACGCTCAGTCCTGTGGTGCGCAACTTCGAAAGCCTGGGCCGGGCGAACCTCGTGGCCGGAACCTCCAAGACCTTCCGCTCCCTGGCGCGCATCGCGGGGGCCGCACCCAGTGCCGCCGGACCCTACGTCAAGCGTGAGCTGTTCGCCACGGACCTGGGCCTCTGGGCGCAGCGCATCTCGGCCATGACCATTGAGGACCGGCTGCACCTTCCCGGGGTCTCGGAGGCCCGTGCACCCCAGCTGCTGGCCGGTGCGCTCGTGGCGGAGGCGGCACTGGAGCTCTTCCGGTTCCCCAGCATGGAAATCTGCCCTTGGGCCTTGCGGGAGGGGCTCATTCTGCGGCGCCTGGACCAGCTGGTCTTCGACGGGCCGCTGGAACCGGCTCCGCACGTGGGCCGGCTCGCGGACACCCAGTCCGCCGCCCGCCGGGCCGCCGAGGTCAGCTGAGCGAAACCGGTGCAACTTCCGGCAGGAAAGTGTCGATCCGGGTGCAGTCCGTTCGTTTAGAAGGTGAGAGGCCGGTACAGAGCCGGCCGGATCGTCAAGGAGGACATCACGATGGCACAGTACCTGCTCAGCGTTTACCAGCCTGTTGGCCCGGCGCCGGAACCGGAGGTCCTAGAACCCATCATGAAGGACCTCGAGAACGTCAACCGAGACATGAAGGCCGCCGGTGTGTGGGTGTTCGCGGCGGGGCTGCACCCCACCGACACCGCCACCGTCGTCCGGCAGCAGGGTTCTGAAGTGCTCGTCACGGACGGTCCCTTTGTGGAGGGGAAGGAGCACCTCGGCGGGTTCACCGTCATTGACGCAGCGGATCTTGATGTGGCGCTTGGCTGGGCCGGAAAACTGGCCCGCGCAACCACCCTGCCCATCGAAGTGCGGCCTATCCAGCACTAGGAACTCGGCCAGCACAGGAATCAGGCCATGTCCCAGGACGAGCCCGGCGCGGAGATAGCGCGGATCTTCCGGCAGGAGTACGGACGTGCCGTGGCGGTCCTCACCCGGGCTTTCGGGAGTATCGACCTCGCCGAAGAAGCAGTCCAGGACGCTTTCACCGCCGCGCTGGAGCATTGGCCTGCCGGGGGTCCGCCCGCCAGTCCCGCCGGCTGGATCATCACCACGGCCCGGAACCGCGCCATCGACCGGTTGCGGCGGGAAGCCAGCAGGGACGACCGGCAGGCCAGGGCAGCCCTGCTGCAGGCAGCGCGGACGGGCCCGTCAAACGCAGCTTTCCCCGGAATCGGGACATCGGGCAGTGAGGCGGAGGAGGAAGCAGTGTCCGATGACAGGCTGCGGCTCATCTTCACCTGCTGCCACCCGGCGCTCAACAAGGCAGCCCGGGTGGCCCTGACGCTGCGCCTGTTGGGCGGGCTGGGCACGGCGGAGATCGCCCGTGCCTTCCTGGTTCCGGAGGCCACCATGGCCCAGCGGCTGGTCCGGGCCAAGGCAAAAATCCGGAACGCCAACATTCCCTACCGCGTCCCGCAGGGAGCCGAGTTGCCGGGCCGGCTGCGGTCGGTGCTCGCCGTCGTGTATCTCTTCTTCAACGAAGGCTACAGTCCGAGCTCCGGCCCCGGACCGGTCCGCCCGGACCTTTGCGCCGAAGCGGTTCGGCTGGGCCGGCTGCTCGCGTCCCTCATGCCGGATGAAGCGGAGGCAAAGGGCCTGCTGGCCCTGATGCTGCTCAGTGAATCCCGGCGCGGTGCTCGGTTGGATCCCGACCGGCGCGACGACGACGGCGGGCTGGTCCTGCTGGCGGATCAAGACCGGCGGTTGTGGAACAGGCAGCTCATCGCCGAAGGCCAGGAGCTGGTACGTCAGTGCCTGCGCCGCAACCAGCCCGGACCGTACCAGCTGCAGGCCGCCATCAACGCCGTGCACAGCGACGCACCCGACGCTGCATCGACCGACTGGGGACAGATCCTCAGCCTCTACGATCAGCTGCTCGCCGTCGCTCCCGGCCCCGTTCCAGCGCTCAACCGGGCCGTGGCCGTCGCCGAACTCTACGGGCCGCACGAGGCGTTGCTGCAGCTCGAGGGCCTGGGCCTGGACAACTTCTACCTTTTCCACGCCGTCCGTGCCGACTTCCTCAGGCGGCTGAACCGCTTCGGCGACGCCGCCGCGGCCTATCGTTCTGCCCTGCAGCTGGCGGGAAACGACGCGGACAAAACCTTCCTGGCAGCCCGGCTGCGGGGTCTGGGGATATCCCAGCCGCGGTGGAACGAGTAACGCCGCCAGCAACCCCACGCCTAGGCAGCACCCGCTCCTGAACAGCACCCGCGCCTTAAACGGCGAAGGCACCGGCGGGCCGCTGCGGGAAAAATGGGGGAAACCCTTGCAGACCACCGGTGCCAGGCAACCATCCGCATGGTTGCGGTATCACTCGCACCCTCAATGAGGTACTCACCAAGGTAGTGCCGCAATTTGTGAGAAGGCTGCGCCGTTGGTGTGAGCTGGCTGGGAATCATGGCGGACTGCAATGATGGGGACATGAGCAACCGAATCGCTTTCCTGGGCTGTGGGTCAATGAACGAGGCAATCATGGGCGGCCTGATCGCCGGCGGAACCGACCCGGCGGACATCGTCGCCACCGTCCGCCGTGCCGAACGCGCCGCGGAGTTGGCTGAACGGCACCCCGGCATCACGGCAATCGCCGGCGAAGAGGAACCGGACAACAATAAGCAGGCGGCCACCGGATCCCGGGTCGTGATCCTGGGCGTCAAGCCGGTGGGCATTGCGGACCTCGCCCGGGAGGTCGGTGACTCGCTCGCACCGGATGCGATCGTGATCAGCGTCGCCGCGGCGGTGTCCCTGGAGCAGCTGGAAGCGGCCTTGCCCGCGGGCCAGCCCGTCATCCGCACCATGCCCAACACCCCGGCGAAGCTGGGGCGGGGTGTCGTCTCGGTGTCACCTGGAACCCACTGCACCGCCGCGCAGCTCCAGCTCGCCAAGGACCTCCTGGCTGCCGCCGGCACCGTCGTCGAGGTTCCCGAGGACCAGGTCGACGCCTTGTCTGCCGTCAGCGGCTCCGGGCCTGCTTATGCTTTCTACCTCGCGGAAGCCATGGCGGCGGCCGGCGTTGAGCTGGGACTGGACCCGGAACTGTCACTGCTGATCGCCCGCGAAACCGTCGCCGGGGCCGGCCTCATGCTGGCCGAGCCCGGCGCGGATCCGACGGCGCTCCGGAAAGCCGTCACCAGCCCGAACGGCACCACGGAACGGGCCATCGCCACCTTCGACGAGCGCGGCCTGTCCGCCATCGTTGCCGACGGCGCCCGGGCCGCCGCCGAGCGCGCCGCGGAGATCACCAGGCAGCTGGCTTAGCGGGACTGCGGGCCCGGCCCATGACGCAGAGCGGACCGGGTGGCAGGATAGGCGCATGGAACTACACATCACAGGGGATCCGGCGGCGGACAGACTCCTCAGCGACGACGCGTTTGCCCTGCTCACCGGCATGCTGCTGGACCAGCAGGTGACCATGGAGTCAGCCTTTGCCGGTCCCGAAAAGATCCGGACGCGCATCGGGTCCATGGAGCCGGCGGCGATCGCCGCATACGATCCGCAGGAGTTCGTCGACGTGTTCAAGGAGCGGCCCGCCGTCCACCGGTTCCCCGGATCAATGGCGGCCCGTGTCCAGACCCTTGCTGAGACGGTACGCAACGACTGGAACGGCGACGCCACTGCCATCTGGACGCAAGGCGGCCCCGACGGGCAGGAGGTGTTGCGCCGGCTCAAGGCGCTGCCGGGATTCGGCGAACAAAAGGCGAAGATCTTCCTGGCCCTCCTGGGAAAGCAGTGTGGCCTCCAGGCTGAAGGCTGGCGCGAGGCCGCCGGCCACTATGGCGAGGACAACGCCTTCTTGTCGGTCGCTGACATTGTTGATCCGGAGTCCCTGGCCAAGGTGCGGGCCAGCAAGCAGGCCGCCAAGGCCGCCGCAAAGGCTGCCAAGACCGCCGGACCTTGATCCTGCGGTAGCCAGGCCAGCGGCACTGGGAAAGACGCGTCCGACGGCGGAGGCGCCCGGTCCCGGGTCAGCAGTCCCGGGTCAGCAGTCCCGGGTCAGCAGGGCCGAGCCCCATCGGGCCCCAGCCGGGCCCCAGCCGAGCCCCATCGGGCCCCGTCAGGGCCGGGCGGCGAACCTTTCCAGCAAGTCCACGTGGCCCGACACGATGAGCATGTCCCGGGCAGAGACCTTCGTCTCCGGGCGGGCATAGGTGAAGTCCTCGCCCGGGGATTTGACGCCCACGATCGTCACACCGTATTTGGAGCGGACCTTGGACTCCTCAAGGGTGAAGCCGACGGTTTCGCGCGGTGGGTACATCTTCACGATCGCGAAGTCGTCGTCGAACTCGATGAAGTCGAGCATCCGGCCGGAGACAAGGTGCGCCGCGCGGACGCCGGCGTCGGCTTCCGGATAGATGACATGGTGGGCGCCGATGCGGGTCAGGATCTTGCCGTGCGAGGGGGTGATCGCCTTGACCCAGAGGTGTTGGATGCCGAGGTCCACGAGGTTGACCGTGATCAGCACGGAGGACTCGATCGACGTGCCCACTCCCACCACAGCGGAGCTGAACTCCTGCGCGCCGAGCTGCCGGAGGGCGTCGATGTTGGTTGCGTCGGCCTCGACGACGTGCGTCAGGACGCTGGCCCATTTCTGCACCAGGGTCCGGTCGCGTTCAATGGCGAGCACCTCACGGCCCTGCTTGACCAGCTGCTCGGCGGTGGATGAGCCGAAACGGCCCAGCCCGATCACCAGCACGGGGGCGTTGTGGGCGGGCCGGTCGACGGCGCCTGTTGAACTAGCCAATGATGGGTCTCTCTTCCGGGTAGTGGTACAGCTGGCTGCGCTGGCGCAGGGCCAGCGCGGCGGCAAGGGTGACGGTTCCGACGCGCCCGGCAAACATCAGGGCGCTGAGGACATAGACGCCCGACGGCGGCAGTTCGGCGCTGAGGTTGGTGCTCAGGCCCACCGTGGCGAAGGCGGAGATGGTTTCAAACAGGACCCGGTCCAGGGACGCGCCGCTGATCTCAAGTAGCAGCAGCGCCGACACGGCCACCAGGGTTGCGCCGGCGACGATCACCGAGATGGCCACCCGCATGGTGCCCGCCGGAATGGTGCGGCCGTAAATCTTCACGTCCGAGTCTCCCCGGGCCTCGGCGACGATCGCCAGGAACATGACTGCGATGGTGGTGACCTTGATGCCGCCGGCCGTCGAGGCCGAGCCGCCGCCGGCGAACATCAGGGCATCCGTCAGCAGCATGGTGGTCGAATCCATCTGGTTCTGGTCCACCAGGTTGAAGCCTCCGGACCGGGTCATCACGGAGGCGAAGAGCGAATGGATGACCTTGTCCGAGTCGCTCATGCCGCCGATGGTCCGCGAGTTTTCCCACTCCATCAGCCCCCACAGCACGGTGCCCCGCCAACAGGAGGATGAAGGACACCTGGATGGTCAGCTTGGTGTGCAGGTTCCATTTCTTCCAGTTCAGTCCGTTCTGCTGCAGCACCATGACCACGGGGAAGCCCAGGCTGCCGAGGAAGACGCCCAGCATCAGCGGCACCAGGATCCACAGATCGGTCTCATAGGGGACGATGCCGTCCGAATGGGGCGTGAAACCGGCGTTGTTGAAAGCGGAGATGGAGTAGAACACGCCGTGCCAGACTGACTGGCCGAAACTTTCGCCCAGAGCGAGGAAACGCGGGATCATCGCCAGGGCGAGGGCTCCTTCGATCACCACGGAGGTGACGATCACGATCCTCAGCAGCGTGCCCACCTCGCCCAGCCGGCCGGCGTTCATGGCCTCCTGCGCAATCAACTTGCCGCGGACGCCCAGTCTCTTGCTGACCATGAGCGCCAACAGGGACGCCAGCGTCAGGGTGCCCAGGCCGCCGACGAAGACGCCGATCAGGATGACGAGCTGCCCGAAGAAGGACCAGTGCGCGGCGGTGGAGACCACCGTCAGGCCTGTGACGCAGACGGCGGACACGGCCGTGAACAGCGCCTGGTGCACGGGCGTGACGGTTCCGGAGGCCGAGGACAGCGGCAACGACAGCAGGGCCGTGAAGACCAGGATCACCACGGCGAAGGTGGTGAGTGCAAGGCGCGCGGGCGAGCTGTTGGCAATGCTGTCGATGAAGTCGCGCAGCCGCGTGAAGATCCACAGGCCCTCCCGCTCGGGGGGAGGCCCGGGATGCCAGCTGACCGGGCTCGTGGACCTCGACTGGCTTTGCGTCATGTGTGGCGTGTCCTCGGTTGAATCTTCTTCCTTCAGTAGTAAACCACTAAAGTCCGCGCAGTGACGGGGGAGCAGGCGGCCCGGCTCGGGTAGCCTGTGATTGATGACATACCTGCCCGGACTCGCGCGGACCGCATTGCCGACGACGGTGGTGTGGCACCCGGACATGACTGCCTACAATTTCGGGTACGGCCACCCGATGGCTCCGGAGCGGATGGAGCTCACGGCCCGGCTGGCCGGCAGCCTCGGCCTGCTGGACCTGGAGCACGTCAGCGTCGCGGCCCCCGAGGTGGCATCCGACAACGAACTCCACACCGTGCACAGTCCCGAATTCGTGGCCGCCGTCCGCCGGGTGAGTGCGGACCCGGGCACCTCCGATGTGGAGCGCGGACTCGGCACCGAGGACGATCCCGCTTTCGCCGGCATGCACGAGGCCAGCGCCCGGCTCGCCGGCGGCTCGCTGCTCGCCGCCGCCGCAATCCTCGACGGCAGCGCCGTCCGGGCGGTGAACTTCGGCGGCGGGATGCACCACGCCTCCCGCGAGCGCGCGAGCGGCTTCTGCATCTACAACGACGCCGCCCTGGCGGTCCAGCGCCTGCTCGACGGCGGCGTGCAGCGGGTCGCGTACATCGACGTCGACGCCCACCACGGCGACGGCACCCAAAGCATCTTCTGGGATGATCCGCGCGTCCTGACCATCTCGCTGCATGAGTCCGGACTGACCCTTTTCCCGGGCACCGGCTTCGCCAATGAGATCGGCGGACCGAAGGCCGAGGGCAGCGCCGTGAATGTCGCGCTTCCGACCGGCACCCGCGATGCCGGCTGGCTGCGGGCCTTCCACGCGGTGGTGCCGCAACTGGTGGGAGCCTTTGAGCCGGAGGTGATTGTCAGCCAGCATGGTTGCGATTCGCACCGGCTGGATCCGCTGACCCACCTGAACATCAGCGTGGACGGCCAGCGGGAAGTTGCCACGGCGATCGGCAACCTCGCCGCCCGCTATTGCGGTGACCGCTGGATCTCCACCGGCGGCGGCGGCTACAACGTCATAAGCGTGGTGCCCCGCTCCTGGAGCCACCTGATCGCGATCGCGGCAGGACGCCCGGTCCCGCTCCGGACGCCGGTCCCGGAGGACTGGCGGCACTACGTCCAGGACAAGTACGGCGCCGAACCGCCCGCCATGATGGGGGACGACGTGGACCTGTGGTGGCGATCCTGGGAGGTAGGGTTCGACCCCAACGACGAAGTGGACCGCACTGTCATGGCCACCCGCAAGGAAGTGTTTCCGCTCTACGGCCTGGATCCCTGGTTCGACTGACGCAGCCGGAGCCTCGCCTGGATCGGCGGAGCCTGGCCGGGACGGGCCGGGAAATAGTGGATGCCATCCGGCGTATATGTCGCTAGTGTGGAGGACATGGTGACAGACGACGTATTTGCCGTCATTGCTGAGGCAACCCGGCGTGACATTCTGGTGGCCCTCCGCAAGGGGGACAAGGCAGTGGGGGAGCTGGTCCAGGAGCTCGAGGCAAGCCAGCCCACCATCTCCAAACATCTGAAAGTGCTCCGCGAAGCGGACCTCGTGAGCATGCGGGCCCAGGGCCAGAAACGCTACTACGCCCTGAACCCGAAGCCGCTCGCAGGCATCGCGAACTGGCTCCAGACGTTCGACGTCGGCACCCCGGCCCCGCCCGCGGCCCGCTTTCCGGACACGCTGCTTGAGCCCGCTGCAGATAACCTCGCCCTGGCCGGCGCCAGCCCTGCCGCTCCGCAGCCGGCCGCCGCGGCCGCCGCCGCGGCCGGACCCGCCGCTGCCCTGGCCGGCCGGAGCGCCAGCAGCCCGCTGAGTCCCGCCGTCGTTCTCCCCGTCGGTGCCCCTGGCGAGGACAGGATGCCGCAACAGATCGGACGCACCGTCGGCCGTGCCGCCACGAAGGCCGCCGACCTGCTGGCCAACCTGCCGAAGTTCGGCCGCAGGAAGTAGCCGGGGCGGACTACTTCGTCAGCAGCCGCACGTGGTCCGGGTTCAGGTCCGAGAGCCGGCTGACGCCCAGCAGGGCCATGGTGCGGACCATGTCCGTCTCCAGGATCTCGAGGGCGCGGGCCACGCCGGCCTGGCCGCCGGCCATCAGCCCGTACAGGTATGCCCGGCCGATCAGCGTGAAGTCCGCGCCGAGGGCCAGCGCGGCGATGATATCCGCGCCGCTCATGATGCCCGTGTCCAGGATCACCGCCGCGTCGCTGTGATCGGCCTCGAGTGCCGCGTTCACGTCTGGCAGCAGGTGGAACGGAATCGGGGCGCGGTCCAGCTGGCGGCCGCCGTGGTTGGACAGGATGATCCCGTCCGCCCCGTGGTCCACCACCCTACGTGCGTCCTCGACGGTCTGGATCCCCTTGACCACGAGCTTGCCCTTCCAGGTCTCCCGCAGCCAGTCGAGGTCGTCAAAGGTAAGGGTCGGGTCGAACATGGAGTTGATGAGCTCAGCCACGGTACCCGTGTAGCGCGAGAGGGATGCGAAGGTCAG from Arthrobacter sp. B3I9 encodes:
- the proC gene encoding pyrroline-5-carboxylate reductase, which codes for MSNRIAFLGCGSMNEAIMGGLIAGGTDPADIVATVRRAERAAELAERHPGITAIAGEEEPDNNKQAATGSRVVILGVKPVGIADLAREVGDSLAPDAIVISVAAAVSLEQLEAALPAGQPVIRTMPNTPAKLGRGVVSVSPGTHCTAAQLQLAKDLLAAAGTVVEVPEDQVDALSAVSGSGPAYAFYLAEAMAAAGVELGLDPELSLLIARETVAGAGLMLAEPGADPTALRKAVTSPNGTTERAIATFDERGLSAIVADGARAAAERAAEITRQLA
- a CDS encoding TrkA family potassium uptake protein yields the protein MLVIGLGRFGSSTAEQLVKQGREVLAIERDRTLVQKWASVLTHVVEADATNIDALRQLGAQEFSSAVVGVGTSIESSVLITVNLVDLGIQHLWVKAITPSHGKILTRIGAHHVIYPEADAGVRAAHLVSGRMLDFIEFDDDFAIVKMYPPRETVGFTLEESKVRSKYGVTIVGVKSPGEDFTYARPETKVSARDMLIVSGHVDLLERFAARP
- a CDS encoding Ppx/GppA phosphatase family protein, whose product is MRLGVLDIGSNTVHLLLVDAHPGARPVPFASHKRPLSLVQFLDGDGNINDAGQNELIEFVLEAWEFAAKHKAADLLAFCTSAIREATNGPAVLARVKHETTVTLQELAGSEEASMTFFAVRRWYGWGAGPILDLDIGGGSFEMAYGQDELPELAMSVPLGASRLTRDWLREDPPTARSVKELRGYIRATLSPVVRNFESLGRANLVAGTSKTFRSLARIAGAAPSAAGPYVKRELFATDLGLWAQRISAMTIEDRLHLPGVSEARAPQLLAGALVAEAALELFRFPSMEICPWALREGLILRRLDQLVFDGPLEPAPHVGRLADTQSAARRAAEVS
- a CDS encoding HhH-GPD-type base excision DNA repair protein gives rise to the protein MELHITGDPAADRLLSDDAFALLTGMLLDQQVTMESAFAGPEKIRTRIGSMEPAAIAAYDPQEFVDVFKERPAVHRFPGSMAARVQTLAETVRNDWNGDATAIWTQGGPDGQEVLRRLKALPGFGEQKAKIFLALLGKQCGLQAEGWREAAGHYGEDNAFLSVADIVDPESLAKVRASKQAAKAAAKAAKTAGP
- the topA gene encoding type I DNA topoisomerase, translating into MPSKAKTGKKLVIVESPAKSKTIAKYLGEGFIVEASIGHIRDLPQPSELPAELKKTSVGKFAVDVENDFKPYYVVSADKKKKVAELKAQLKDADALYLATDGDREGEAIAWHLLEVLKPKVPVYRMTFGEITKEAIHRAMDNLRDVDQDLVDAQETRRVLDRLYGYEISPVLWRKVARGLSAGRVQSVVTRMVVDRERERMAFKAASYWDLTGQFGTGAGSASFKAKLAAVDGAKVASGRDFNDNGELTARNVVHLNEELATSLAAGLQDADFRVRSVDTKPYTRRPAAPFTTSTLQQEAGRKLRFSSKSTMQVAQRLYENGYITYMRTDSSALSNEAVTAARRQASELYGPEYIPASPRVYSGKAANAQEAHEAIRPAGDSFRTPAQVAKQLSGDEFRLYELIWKRTVASQMADAKGSTATIRLGAVAAATTGASRDAEFSASGTVITFPGFLAAYEEGKDESRGDEDSEEARRLPNVAKDDALTASEIVAVGHETSPPPRFTEASLTAELEKKGIGRPSTYASTISTIQDRGYVRKQGSALVPSWIAFSVVRLLEQHFHDYVDYEFTADMEADLDKIANGEAAGATWLKHFYFGEDADPGLLSIVNNLGEIDAREINSIPITDEITLRVGKFGPYLESSAATVDPKTGEVVENSRANVPEDLAPDELTAAKAVELMETAAPEERVLGKDPHTGHTVVAKNGRYGAYVTEIIPEMTEEQLANQPVEYYKNGKPKPPKKPVKAKPRTGSLFASMGVDTITLDEALQLMSLPRVLGQDAEGNPITVQNGRFGPYLKKGTDSRSIGSEEEIFTITLEQALEIYSQPKQRGARAAVPPLAEFGPDPVSEKNIVVKEGRFGPYITDGVTNITVPRTTSLEELTRERAVELLAEKRAKGPVKRTTTARKAPARKAVAKK
- a CDS encoding acetoin utilization protein AcuC, which gives rise to MTYLPGLARTALPTTVVWHPDMTAYNFGYGHPMAPERMELTARLAGSLGLLDLEHVSVAAPEVASDNELHTVHSPEFVAAVRRVSADPGTSDVERGLGTEDDPAFAGMHEASARLAGGSLLAAAAILDGSAVRAVNFGGGMHHASRERASGFCIYNDAALAVQRLLDGGVQRVAYIDVDAHHGDGTQSIFWDDPRVLTISLHESGLTLFPGTGFANEIGGPKAEGSAVNVALPTGTRDAGWLRAFHAVVPQLVGAFEPEVIVSQHGCDSHRLDPLTHLNISVDGQREVATAIGNLAARYCGDRWISTGGGGYNVISVVPRSWSHLIAIAAGRPVPLRTPVPEDWRHYVQDKYGAEPPAMMGDDVDLWWRSWEVGFDPNDEVDRTVMATRKEVFPLYGLDPWFD
- a CDS encoding SseB family protein translates to MTEQQTPSDPQPLNDLEEQLARGEQPDANPIDVILAFLNNEVYVVSSDALEGPDSQVEPLVLANSAGKPVLAVFSHPSRVGEQYLEAAPNVLGTQGAAIIGNLGDELGMVINPGAAFGFEIDPEGVANIRRDFKPADADGQDAGDLPGPGGGQG
- a CDS encoding helix-turn-helix transcriptional regulator; the encoded protein is MVTDDVFAVIAEATRRDILVALRKGDKAVGELVQELEASQPTISKHLKVLREADLVSMRAQGQKRYYALNPKPLAGIANWLQTFDVGTPAPPAARFPDTLLEPAADNLALAGASPAAPQPAAAAAAAAGPAAALAGRSASSPLSPAVVLPVGAPGEDRMPQQIGRTVGRAATKAADLLANLPKFGRRK
- a CDS encoding YciI family protein, coding for MAQYLLSVYQPVGPAPEPEVLEPIMKDLENVNRDMKAAGVWVFAAGLHPTDTATVVRQQGSEVLVTDGPFVEGKEHLGGFTVIDAADLDVALGWAGKLARATTLPIEVRPIQH
- a CDS encoding RNA polymerase sigma factor, which encodes MSQDEPGAEIARIFRQEYGRAVAVLTRAFGSIDLAEEAVQDAFTAALEHWPAGGPPASPAGWIITTARNRAIDRLRREASRDDRQARAALLQAARTGPSNAAFPGIGTSGSEAEEEAVSDDRLRLIFTCCHPALNKAARVALTLRLLGGLGTAEIARAFLVPEATMAQRLVRAKAKIRNANIPYRVPQGAELPGRLRSVLAVVYLFFNEGYSPSSGPGPVRPDLCAEAVRLGRLLASLMPDEAEAKGLLALMLLSESRRGARLDPDRRDDDGGLVLLADQDRRLWNRQLIAEGQELVRQCLRRNQPGPYQLQAAINAVHSDAPDAASTDWGQILSLYDQLLAVAPGPVPALNRAVAVAELYGPHEALLQLEGLGLDNFYLFHAVRADFLRRLNRFGDAAAAYRSALQLAGNDADKTFLAARLRGLGISQPRWNE